A window of Glycine soja cultivar W05 chromosome 13, ASM419377v2, whole genome shotgun sequence genomic DNA:
GCTACAATGTATTTAATGGCTTTCAATGGTCTTGTGTTGAACTGCATGTATCAGTACTATTTATAGCAAATATGATGCCATGACAGGATCCAGCCATGTAATAATATCCTTGTGCTTTGTAAATGTTCAAACTGCAGTACGATGCCTTGATTGGTAGCCGCAGTTATAGAGAATCATTGGTGGAGCTTATTAATCAAAAGGAGATTGTAGGGGATCTCTTTAATCAACTTCGGCTGGCTCTGCAGAGGCGAAGCAAAGACCGTCCTGCTCAAGTAAGTTTTGGTCATATAATCCCATTGTGTATTCCATTTTTTACGCTTTATTGCAGTTATGGAAATACCTATTACCATTGTTGGAAAACTAAAACCATTAGGCTCTTGAGAATTTGCTTTTGCATTTGTGTGATAGATTTTCTGCTGCTATTAGTTTGTTTCCTTACACCTTCCTAATCTAAATATAATCATTCAATGCATTCATTGATCTTCCCAACATATCTCAGTAATTAATCATAGTTTATTTTGTTGTAAACTTGTGATATTATTAGCCTAGTTAGTAACTTTCTTCGATTTTGGAAAGCTTTTTCCTTCCATATGTTGAAGCCTTTTAACTCTTCAACTAAGCTTCTTGTGCCCAAACTACTTACATCTTATCCCTAGGTTAACCTTATCTGGTTGcttattttttcactttggAGGTGTTGGGCatactttttattatattttttttaagttacccAGATAAGACTATATACATTATTGACCTATTGCTTCAGTACTGATTGTAAGATTTTCCATGTTCTTAAAAGACCCTAGCAGCAACTAACTTGAATGATGAAGACCTCACTGATAGCATGCAAAAGCTACTTATTGTTATGCAAAGACTGGATGAGAAAATTGCTCCAATGCTGGAGGCAGATGGGGAGCTCTTCAATTCAAGGTAAGCTCAATGGATAGAGCTTTTGATTCAGAAGCTCCCTAATTGTACTCGGTCTGTACTTAGTTTATTGACTTCTGCCAGATGGCTAAATATGTGAACCTACTTCATGCTAATAACTTACTTCTCATGGAAAAGAATTACTATTTACTGGTGATTGAGTCCAGACTTCAGTCAATGTTTCCCGGGTTAAAATATTCCCTTAGATTAATTAGAAAGATCAAATATCCTCTGTCATGAAATTTCTGAACCAGCAAACCTTCAATCCCTTCCCCACTGGTTACTTCTCTTTTGTGGTCACACAGTGAATGAAAAACTGTTCTTGGTACAGTGAAgatgaacataaaaaatgaaacagcaGACAAACTACAGACCATATCAATAGTCctagtttttgtgtttttaacaaGTTGCAGAGAAGTTGGGATATCTAATGTTTTTGTACCTTTGCTATTTGGGTTAAGACTTCCTACTAACAAAAATTTGCATGCTGCTTGTCTTTCTTTTTGGTTATTTTACGACATGTATTTGCTATTTACTTGGTTTACACGTCTGCATTAGGTGGGGTTTTCTATCTCGTGCTGGACTGTGGGATAAAAGCCACTTGATGAGACAAATTGAGAAGTATGTGCTTACTTTTTTATGACCCTGATCTCTATTTTATCACATTACTCTTTTGATATTGAACtgtctaaattttattattgcaGATATGCTGATATTTATACATCTAGGGTGtcaaattttttgtattatacaCCCTTCATGTATTTCCGCTCTCAGGAACAGGTATTCAGATGAgtgttttttaatcatataaagCATTaggttattgttttgactttaaACTGACTTAGATATGCTTCTTTGTGCTCTGCAGAACCTAGCGCATGACTCATACACATACTATTGTTCACAACTCTATAATGAGAATTCTTCCTAgagaaaaatggaagaaaaaggaGGATAAGTAGAAGAAATAAGAGTCTGCTGTTGACATTACGAGCAGATGTTCATTGTAACAGTAATTGATGCTGTGATGATAATGCTACCTTGTATTATTTAAACTGATGTCAAGTCCATGTGGTGTTTTAGTTGGCCACTGGTTATAGAACAATCCCAAGCAAAGGGAGAAAAAATGCTAGAATTTTTGTTTCCAACTGGATGGAAAATTGGCATGAACTGAATTCTAATTCAGCAACATCCAAATACATCATGTAACCAGATTGACAATTTGGCAAAACGTGGGAAGTCACTATTCACAAGTGTATCCTATATTTCGTTTAGTTGAACTGTATTCCCACCATCATGATAGATGTTATGcaatttccttaattatttgaTCTAGTTCTCCCCGTTGGGAATATGAATATAGTCAAATTTTAGGACTAGCAGTAATTCCAAAATTTCCAATGTTCTTTGCTTCTcactttttacctttttttttgtggaaaatCCTTGACGGTACGGAAAAAATCGTACTTTTCACACTAATGAGGTGGCTTATCTATTATCCACAACTGATAAGTAGGAAATTAAAAATTCACCCCACACGAGATTTAAAAGCAGCAAAGTACAATCATATAATGAATAACCGAATAAGAAACTTTTTGTACATTAGCTTTGCACCACATCCAATATCTCAGTTTAACCATGCACATTATAAGAACTATATTCATCTCTGCATCATTGAAAATAATCTTgagattttactaaaataataattattctattaaaaaatttataatttattttcatcttttaaattaaattatattaaaaaatatttataaaaatctataaaaacttgttaataaatatcataataaaaataaaaaattgatgatacgcgttatattatatattatatgtaactaataaatatcataataaaaaagatgaaaaaaattatcaatatcatgCATGGTATTTTCTATAATAATATTCTGTTAAATTTCTATTCATTTAAGTACCTAGTAGCTAAAATTGGATCTattcattatattatatattatatgtaacaaataaatatcataataaaaaatttatcaattatcatGCATGGTATTTTCtagtattaaatattaacatatatagtattgataaatatattcttaattagtattttcattatagtttctattatcaaaataaagaaataaaaaaattaaataaataattatgaggGATCAAATTATACCGAGGTAATAGTTGtcaaataattttgataatatatagatataatttAATAGTTTGAATAATAAACTAAATTGTACATATTAaccaaaaatcaatttaattaactacaaaaaatattgatttttttttatttttttactttttagtggttttttatttttatttgaatttgaacacctctagaattttattattattattataacaccTCTAGAATTTGCTTGACAATATTGCTTATTTATTTTGGTAAGATAACTCAATAATTAGCGGGAAAGAATCTAAGAACAAatcttgatattttattttttcttatctgttaaattttaatgttttttctaaaaataattgcATTTCATAAACAATTATACGTAAGTCTTCTCATTATGAAGTTATAACAAGCAATTTCGTGCGTTTCGTACTCTCCTCCCTTCGTACCATATAGTacggctttttttttttttctttgaatgaggattattttattttacataacaTCAACGTTGAAGCAAAGTTAATGTATTTGGAACAAAATCATGGGAATGGCCAGATTAGCTCCTATAGAAGTAAATGATGATTAAGCTTTTGTGGATACGAGAACTTTTGATACAATGGCATTGCACCCTTCAacgattagaaaaaaaaaataataataaagacaaaaatagaaaactcTCAATATTTAAACTGATTTCAAATGTAATCCTTAAACCCTCAATTCTGAACTGAGTCGAAGTAGCTTATACAAATgaattttatatcaataaacTGTGGAGGTGGATGTTGGTAGAATAGAGCAAAGCATCAGTTTCAGCCCATGAAAAAGGGCACACCGGTatattgggatttttttttgcaccagcattttttttacatctaatatttttttcatttttttcaaaattacctCTACTAATAAACGGATTCATAGTCCATAAGAGACCATAATCCGTAAGAGTAaggattacaattttttttaaaaaaaattaaaaatgttttacaaattaataactCATTATGACTTTcatgttatttatattatactaataaactaattatattataaaataattaatgtcattatatataacactaaaatttctaatacatatttaatacacatgtaaatttacataataaattttatgacaattaattttgatctagtaattaatttttttatatatataaatttttataaatctatggtttttatttaaatttttgtatttttggtcTTATTacgattaattttgatttaataatgtattttttacatatataaattttaaataaaaatcacaagtttcataaaaatttatatatataaacaaactaattattaaatcaaaattaattgtcataaaatttattatgtaaatttacatatgcattgaatataaattaaaaaaaattaatattatatataacaatattaattattttataacataattagttTATTAGTTTAGTTGGTTAAAATATTATACTAATAACTTGAAAGTTATAGGTTCAAATCCTGCATGGactatatgttattaatttgtaaaatgagTAAATTTATTAGTAGggataatttttgaaaaaacgaCAAAATATTGGACAAGAAAAACGTTaggtgcaaaaaaaaattccccaATATATTTGGTCATTCACAAGTTACtccttgaaagttgaaattacCACCAGCTAATTTAGTCCTTCACGATAGGGAAAACAAATTTACTCTTTAAGTTTGCaattatcaatcaattaatttgatttctatCGCTGGAGACTAAATTGACTAACAATTAAATTAACTGATTTAATAATATCAGAAAGCAAATTGAGCGGTGGTAGCAATGTCACGGATCAAttgatttatgattttcaaaGTCATGgactaaatttgttttttttggtgGTAATGTTGTGGATCAAATTGATTGATGGCATTAATTTAGAGGACTGAGTTAATGATTTAATGTTTTACTTTAACATAAATGTAGTAAAATACAGTTAACTTCACTGAACTGCATATTTGAATTAAACAAATAGAGTACTTCAATCAAATGAAATCTTTGAAGTTTAAACAACCTTAAAatctaaatgtaaaaaaaaacagtcCTAAGATAGTTAGATTGTTTGTTTTGCTGCCTATTATTACAAAAAGAATGGAACCTTGCATTTCCTTATGGTCTGATGTCTACCAAAACTGTTTGCAGGGGGGGACTCCGGCGGAGGCAATAGGTGACTTTCATTATAGTTGATAGAAACAAGACAAAGACCATGTGGAGGGGCAGGCAAGGAGTATTTTGCAAGCTCTTTGCGATCTCGACTCGCCAGAATATGTGGTACAATGTCAGGAGGGATAGCTTCCCTACCAATCTGAAGCAACAAAGCCACCTGGAAAAGCAAACAGATAGGTTCATTGCAAAAGTGGAACAACTATACAGTAATTTTGCAACTGCAAAATAATCTTTTACATTATTTAGGAACAAGTAAGACTATTTACCATGTTTCGGACTTGCCTATATAAAAAACCTGAGCCTTCAACTTCTAGTTGCAAAAGAGCTCCCTAAGCAAGAAAATAGAAGTAATAAGCCTTTTAAGCTTTAACGTCTTCACATagaataaagaaagaagatacAAATAGGGTAAATACAGTGTGTAATACTTATAATGATATTGGGGAAGAAACTTGACATAGAACTAGTTACATACCATTTCTTTCAAATCGAATCGGAATACATGCTTCACTGGATCTGGTACCCGATCATTGTGGGATGCATTGGCAAAGGCAGAGAAATCATGCTTGCCAACAAAATATGTTGCAGCTTCTCTCATAACAGCGCTATTGAGTTTATACACACTATGGTAAGCAAAGTGCCGTTGGAATGGATCCATGATGGCATCATTGTATATCTTGTAATGGTAAATCTTACTTTTGGCAGAAAATCGAGCATGGAATTCAGCTGATGCAGGGCTGATCTCTCTAATTCGGATATCAGTAGGAAGAAGACCGTTCAAAGCTGCATGAAGTTGTTCCAAGTTGTCATAGTTAAAAGGTGTAAAAAAATGAGCAACCTGCAGTCACAGTAAGTTATAAATATGTGATGGTTGTTGCTTGAAAGTTGAAGCcacataaaatgaaaaaacgTCGGACCTGACCCCAAGCATGGACTCCTGCATCGGTCCTGCTTGCACCAACCAAACAGAGATCCTTCCTTTGAAGCTTTGTTGCCTGAGTTAAAGCTTTCTCCACAGTGCATTGTACAGTAGGGGGAGACTCCTGATATTGCCAGCCTGAAATATGATCATCATTCAA
This region includes:
- the LOC114381892 gene encoding uncharacterized protein LOC114381892, with translation MSHAVAVGALAVPSPTPIPFLNSTAPVELEHGHGHGVKLIQDGYKWRIVLAYDGTQYAGWQYQESPPTVQCTVEKALTQATKLQRKDLCLVGASRTDAGVHAWGQVAHFFTPFNYDNLEQLHAALNGLLPTDIRIREISPASAEFHARFSAKSKIYHYKIYNDAIMDPFQRHFAYHSVYKLNSAVMREAATYFVGKHDFSAFANASHNDRVPDPVKHVFRFDLKEMGALLQLEVEGSGFLYRQVRNMVALLLQIGREAIPPDIVPHILASRDRKELAKYSLPAPPHGLCLVSINYNESHLLPPPESPPANSFGRHQTIRKCKVPFFL